One genomic segment of Alphaproteobacteria bacterium includes these proteins:
- a CDS encoding tetratricopeptide repeat protein gives MTDEKPTRQVSPFESGLAAHQAGLLEAAAAHYMRAVSDGDHVADALNNLASLAVARGRNDEAAAFLDRALTIFPRSTFLLRNRANAALALGRPEDALRILTDALAIDPGDADLAFQAGNTALQLGKGDEAHGYFARAATLRPGHFDAQLNLGGTHFLAGRLDAAQTCFERALAIDPAARSAIENLATIKIEMGRAARRAGDAVAAETAFRAALAAHPDSFDAKFELANLLTEAGYSEHGAVLYEEALRLRPDHADLHSNLGHAYCQLRRYDAAVAHCRRAIELGPQREEPHINLGAALHGVGDTDAALRSFDVALKINPRSAAAHTSKGNALFALGRFDEAATCNENAIDADPEYALAHVNLGVIRMLRGDYEGGWPEYDWRWRTLRLQRKVGVGALRPRPPANLRDAAARSVLVTCEQGLGDSIQFVRYIRDLAATGARVTLLVQKALVSLFEQIEGVELLTAELANAERFDYVVSIFDLGRMFWKGIDAVPARDGYLRADPVFVAKWSRILGPKIRPRVGLVWSGSTDHPDDANRSHRLATLTTVLSDGIDYISLQKEVREVDRAFLGQALNIRDFAAKIDDFADTAALCELVDLVVTVDTSVAHLAGALGRPARLILPIVPDWRWSMTGETTHWYGSVRLLRQTRHRDWRDVYDRIAALLSAVARGAPIDQFTIPNG, from the coding sequence GTGACCGACGAAAAACCAACGCGCCAAGTGTCGCCTTTCGAATCCGGACTTGCCGCGCATCAAGCGGGGCTGCTCGAGGCGGCGGCGGCGCATTATATGCGTGCCGTCTCGGACGGCGATCATGTCGCGGACGCGTTGAACAATCTCGCGTCTCTTGCCGTCGCCCGCGGACGCAACGACGAAGCGGCGGCGTTTCTAGACCGCGCGCTGACGATTTTTCCGCGTTCGACGTTTCTGTTGCGCAATCGCGCCAATGCGGCATTGGCGTTGGGTCGGCCCGAAGACGCTTTGCGTATTCTGACCGACGCGCTGGCGATCGACCCCGGCGACGCGGACCTGGCCTTTCAAGCTGGAAACACCGCTTTGCAGCTCGGCAAAGGCGACGAAGCGCACGGGTATTTCGCGCGCGCCGCGACGCTTCGCCCGGGACATTTCGACGCCCAACTCAATCTCGGCGGCACGCATTTTCTCGCCGGGCGTTTGGACGCCGCCCAAACTTGTTTCGAGCGTGCGCTCGCGATCGATCCGGCGGCACGCAGCGCCATCGAAAATCTTGCCACCATTAAAATCGAGATGGGGCGCGCTGCGCGCCGGGCCGGCGACGCCGTCGCCGCGGAAACGGCATTCCGCGCGGCGTTGGCGGCGCATCCCGACAGTTTCGACGCGAAGTTCGAGTTGGCGAATCTTCTGACGGAAGCAGGTTATTCCGAACACGGGGCCGTCCTCTATGAAGAAGCGTTGCGCTTGCGGCCCGATCACGCCGACCTTCACAGCAATCTCGGCCACGCCTATTGCCAGCTGCGGCGCTACGACGCGGCCGTCGCCCATTGCCGTCGCGCGATCGAACTCGGCCCGCAGCGCGAAGAGCCGCATATCAATCTCGGAGCGGCGCTGCACGGCGTCGGCGACACCGACGCGGCTTTGCGAAGCTTCGACGTCGCGCTGAAGATCAATCCGCGATCCGCCGCCGCGCATACGTCCAAAGGGAACGCGCTGTTCGCGCTCGGCCGCTTCGACGAGGCGGCGACGTGCAACGAGAACGCGATCGATGCGGATCCGGAATACGCCTTGGCGCACGTCAATCTCGGCGTCATCCGGATGTTGCGCGGCGACTACGAAGGTGGTTGGCCGGAATATGATTGGCGCTGGCGGACGCTGCGTCTGCAGCGCAAGGTCGGCGTCGGCGCCTTGCGCCCACGCCCGCCCGCGAATCTGCGGGATGCGGCCGCCCGATCCGTGTTGGTGACGTGCGAGCAGGGGCTCGGGGACTCGATACAATTTGTCCGCTACATCCGGGACCTTGCGGCGACCGGCGCACGGGTCACGTTGCTGGTGCAGAAGGCTTTGGTCTCGCTGTTCGAGCAGATCGAAGGCGTGGAGCTGTTGACGGCGGAACTCGCGAACGCCGAACGGTTCGACTATGTCGTCTCCATCTTCGATCTCGGCCGCATGTTCTGGAAAGGGATCGACGCCGTGCCCGCGCGCGACGGCTATTTGCGCGCCGACCCGGTTTTCGTCGCGAAGTGGTCGCGCATTCTGGGCCCGAAAATTCGGCCGCGCGTCGGTCTCGTCTGGTCGGGAAGCACCGACCATCCCGACGACGCCAATCGCAGCCATCGCTTGGCGACGTTGACGACGGTGTTGTCCGACGGCATCGATTATATCTCGTTACAGAAGGAAGTGCGCGAGGTCGATCGGGCATTTCTCGGCCAAGCATTGAACATCCGCGACTTCGCCGCCAAAATCGACGATTTCGCGGATACGGCCGCATTGTGCGAACTGGTCGATCTCGTCGTTACCGTCGATACCAGCGTCGCGCATCTCGCCGGCGCCCTCGGCCGTCCGGCGCGGCTTATCCTGCCGATTGTTCCGGATTGGCGCTGGTCGATGACGGGCGAAACGACGCATTGGTACGGATCCGTCCGCCTGTTGCGCCAGACGCGACATCGCGATTGGCGGGACGTTTACGATCGTATCGCGGCATTATTGAGCGCGGTCGCGCGGGGCGCGCCGATCGATCAATTTACCATTCCAAATGGATGA
- a CDS encoding RecX family transcriptional regulator, which yields MRKIPKPPTQERLEKGALAYLERYAASREGVRRVLMRKVERAARAGIVERDAGAAAVEKVLEKLAAKGLLNDKLYAEALAASLARRGLARGRIAQRLQIKGVGRDEIGHALDAVDETGDTDRARAIRWAKKKRLGAYGDPAKREARRMRDIAALARAGFEPELARRIVDANLETLGDP from the coding sequence ATGCGCAAAATCCCCAAACCACCGACGCAAGAACGCCTGGAGAAAGGCGCGCTTGCCTATCTCGAGCGCTACGCTGCCAGCCGCGAAGGCGTGCGCCGTGTGTTGATGCGCAAAGTCGAACGCGCGGCGCGCGCGGGCATCGTCGAGCGCGACGCGGGCGCGGCGGCGGTCGAAAAAGTGCTTGAAAAGCTCGCCGCCAAAGGCCTGCTCAACGACAAGCTCTACGCCGAAGCTTTGGCCGCAAGCCTCGCAAGACGCGGCCTCGCGCGCGGGCGCATCGCCCAGCGGCTGCAAATCAAAGGCGTCGGCCGGGACGAAATCGGCCACGCCCTCGATGCCGTGGACGAAACAGGCGACACCGATCGCGCGCGCGCGATCCGCTGGGCGAAGAAGAAGCGCTTGGGCGCCTATGGCGATCCGGCCAAGCGCGAAGCGCGCCGCATGCGCGATATCGCGGCCCTGGCGCGCGCCGGGTTCGAGCCCGAACTTGCGCGCCGCATCGTCGACGCGAATTTGGAAACGCTGGGGGATCCATGA
- a CDS encoding transposase, which yields MLIAHRIALDPTNKQRTYFAKGAGTARFAYNWSLGEWRRMYEARKSDPSSPQPTDALLRRRLNEVKRATFPWMFDVTKCAAQEAIIDLGTAFRSFFEKRGHYPRFKKKGVSDSFCAANEVGTFRIDGKRIKLPVIGWVRTRETPRFEGVAKRVTVSRTADRWFASILFEAPDVPAIVQPIAAIGLDLGVTNLAALSDGTKIEGPKPHKNLLGHLRRANKALARKKRGSCNALKAKRRLARLHARIGNIRKDALHKLTTRLVATYRRIGIEDLNVRGMTRNRYLARSIMDASFFEFRRQLEYKARLRGATIVVAARFYPSSKTCSCCGSVKAELELSQRVYSCESCGYEANRDVNAARNLEKLAASFAVTACGEDRSGARRKPRVKRASMKQESDNRHAA from the coding sequence ATGCTGATCGCTCATCGTATCGCACTCGATCCGACGAACAAGCAACGGACCTATTTTGCCAAAGGAGCTGGCACGGCTCGCTTCGCCTATAACTGGTCGCTTGGCGAATGGCGGCGCATGTATGAGGCGCGCAAATCCGACCCGAGTTCGCCGCAGCCGACGGACGCACTGCTGCGCCGGCGGCTCAACGAAGTGAAACGCGCCACGTTTCCATGGATGTTCGACGTCACCAAATGTGCCGCCCAGGAGGCGATTATTGACCTCGGTACGGCGTTTCGGTCGTTCTTCGAGAAACGTGGGCACTATCCGCGGTTCAAGAAAAAAGGCGTCAGCGACAGCTTCTGTGCTGCGAACGAGGTTGGGACGTTCCGCATCGACGGCAAGCGGATAAAGCTCCCTGTCATCGGCTGGGTGCGTACGCGCGAGACTCCGCGCTTCGAAGGTGTCGCCAAACGCGTTACCGTCTCGAGAACGGCGGACCGATGGTTCGCTTCGATCCTGTTCGAGGCGCCGGACGTGCCCGCGATAGTCCAACCGATCGCGGCTATTGGCCTCGATCTAGGCGTGACGAATCTTGCAGCGTTGAGTGACGGGACCAAAATCGAGGGGCCGAAACCGCACAAAAATCTACTCGGCCATCTCCGGCGGGCGAACAAAGCCTTGGCACGCAAGAAACGTGGTTCGTGCAACGCGCTCAAGGCGAAGCGGCGTCTCGCGCGTTTACACGCGCGGATCGGGAATATCCGGAAGGATGCGCTACACAAGCTCACGACGCGACTTGTCGCGACGTATCGACGCATCGGAATCGAGGATTTGAACGTGCGCGGCATGACTCGCAACCGGTATCTTGCCAGGTCGATCATGGACGCGTCATTCTTCGAGTTTCGGAGGCAGCTCGAGTACAAGGCACGCCTGCGCGGTGCGACGATCGTCGTCGCCGCCAGATTTTACCCTTCGAGCAAGACCTGTTCTTGCTGCGGCTCGGTGAAAGCCGAACTGGAACTCTCGCAACGCGTCTATAGCTGCGAGAGCTGCGGATACGAAGCGAACCGGGACGTCAATGCGGCCCGGAATTTGGAGAAACTGGCCGCGAGCTTCGCGGTGACAGCCTGTGGAGAGGATCGCTCTGGCGCACGGCGCAAGCCGCGCGTGAAACGAGCCTCGATGAAGCAGGAATCGGACAACAGACATGCCGCATGA
- a CDS encoding IS607 family transposase: protein MSRFVSIAEAAKALGVSPQTLRRWEREGKAVPTEKTAGGRRRYDLAKLRPDLFRAEAVADRKTVAYARVSSLDQKEDLERQKKVLEMYCAAAGWTYEIVADLGSGMNYRKRGLKRLIDGILDESVGRLVLTHKDRLLRFGAELIFALCEARNIEVVILNRGEDATFEEDLAKDVLEIITVFSARLYGSRSRKNKLIIDGIKKVVEEA, encoded by the coding sequence ATGAGCAGGTTCGTCTCCATCGCAGAGGCTGCCAAAGCCCTTGGCGTCTCGCCGCAGACGCTTCGTCGCTGGGAACGCGAAGGCAAGGCCGTACCGACGGAGAAGACGGCCGGCGGTCGTCGTCGTTACGATCTAGCGAAGCTGCGTCCCGATCTTTTTCGGGCGGAGGCCGTCGCCGATCGCAAGACTGTCGCTTACGCGCGCGTCTCATCACTCGACCAGAAAGAGGATCTTGAAAGGCAAAAGAAAGTCCTCGAGATGTATTGCGCGGCAGCAGGTTGGACTTACGAAATTGTCGCCGATCTCGGCTCGGGCATGAACTATCGAAAGAGGGGGCTGAAGCGACTCATCGACGGCATTCTCGACGAGAGCGTCGGGCGTCTCGTCTTGACGCACAAAGATCGTCTGCTGCGTTTTGGCGCTGAGCTTATCTTCGCGCTGTGCGAAGCGCGGAACATTGAAGTCGTTATCTTGAATCGAGGCGAGGACGCAACTTTCGAGGAAGATCTCGCGAAAGACGTCTTGGAGATCATTACCGTCTTCAGCGCGAGGCTCTACGGCAGCCGTTCGCGTAAGAACAAGTTGATCATCGATGGCATCAAGAAAGTCGTCGAGGAGGCTTGA
- a CDS encoding ABC transporter permease, translating to MTEPRPIPPAPRAYGAVNWLGLKTLAWREIRRFIKVHTQTIWAPVITTLLFLAVFALALGGAVQEKGGVPFVEFLVPGLIIMAMAQNAFANTSSSIIISKVQGNIVDTLMPPLSPIELVVGFAAGGIVRGMVVGGVVAICLIPLVTIHVSSPFWIVFHGLMASTMLALLGIAGGVWSEKFDHIAAVTNFIVTPLSFLSGTFYTIDRLPEAWRIAAHFNPFFYMIDGFRYGFIGHTDTNPLLGAAVMLGVNAALALLCWRMFARGYKLRA from the coding sequence ATGACCGAACCTCGCCCCATTCCGCCCGCCCCCCGCGCCTATGGCGCCGTCAATTGGCTGGGCCTGAAAACGCTCGCCTGGCGCGAGATCCGCCGCTTCATCAAGGTGCATACCCAGACGATCTGGGCGCCCGTGATCACCACGCTGCTGTTCCTGGCGGTGTTCGCGCTCGCCTTGGGCGGGGCGGTTCAGGAAAAGGGCGGCGTGCCCTTCGTCGAATTTCTGGTGCCGGGCCTGATCATCATGGCGATGGCGCAAAACGCCTTCGCGAATACCAGCTCGTCGATCATCATTTCGAAGGTCCAAGGCAATATCGTCGACACGCTGATGCCGCCCTTGTCGCCGATCGAATTGGTCGTCGGCTTCGCGGCCGGCGGCATCGTGCGCGGCATGGTGGTCGGCGGCGTGGTCGCGATCTGCCTGATCCCGTTAGTGACGATCCATGTGTCGTCGCCGTTCTGGATCGTGTTTCACGGGCTGATGGCGTCGACGATGCTGGCCCTGCTGGGTATCGCGGGCGGCGTGTGGTCGGAGAAATTCGACCATATCGCGGCGGTGACGAATTTCATCGTCACACCGCTTTCGTTCCTGTCGGGCACGTTCTACACGATCGACCGCCTGCCCGAGGCGTGGCGCATAGCCGCGCATTTCAACCCGTTTTTCTACATGATCGACGGGTTCCGCTACGGCTTCATCGGCCATACCGACACGAACCCGCTGCTGGGGGCCGCCGTCATGCTCGGCGTGAACGCGGCGCTGGCATTGTTGTGCTGGCGGATGTTCGCGCGCGGGTACAAGCTGCGCGCGTGA
- a CDS encoding aspartate aminotransferase family protein, with product MPTYARAEIGFERGEGPYLWGTDGRRYLDFTCGIAVTALGHAHPHLIKEVTAQMNKVWHTSNVFPIAQQEKLAERLVAATFADTVFFGNSGAEANECGIKVVRKYHAHHGHPERYRIITFEGAFHGRTLATLAAGGQKKYLEGFGPVVPGFDQVAFGDLKLVEAAIGPETAGILIEPVQGEGGVRVVPNEFLQGLRDLCDKHGLLLFFDEIQTGMGRSGKLFAYEWTGVAPDVMTVAKALGNGFPVGACLATAKAAVGMVAGTHGSTYGGNPLATAAGNAVLDVMLEPGFFDHVEKLASHMKQQLHGLVQRHPDIFEDARGLGLLLGLKCKVPNTDVVKALRKEGLLTVAAGDNVVRVLAPLIAEAKHVSEAIDAIDKGCAALRAELPARKAG from the coding sequence ATGCCGACCTATGCGCGCGCCGAAATCGGCTTCGAGCGCGGCGAAGGCCCGTATCTGTGGGGAACCGACGGCCGACGTTACTTGGACTTCACCTGCGGCATCGCGGTCACGGCCTTGGGTCATGCGCATCCGCACCTCATCAAAGAGGTGACGGCGCAGATGAACAAGGTTTGGCACACGTCGAACGTTTTCCCGATCGCGCAGCAGGAAAAACTCGCCGAGCGCCTGGTCGCCGCGACTTTCGCCGACACGGTGTTCTTCGGCAATTCCGGCGCCGAGGCGAACGAATGCGGCATCAAGGTCGTGCGCAAATATCACGCGCATCACGGCCACCCGGAACGCTATCGCATCATCACCTTCGAAGGCGCCTTCCATGGCCGCACGCTCGCCACGTTGGCGGCGGGCGGGCAGAAGAAATATCTCGAAGGCTTCGGCCCCGTCGTGCCGGGCTTCGATCAAGTCGCGTTCGGCGATCTTAAGCTCGTCGAAGCGGCGATCGGCCCCGAAACCGCCGGCATTCTGATCGAGCCGGTGCAGGGCGAAGGCGGCGTGCGCGTCGTGCCGAACGAATTCCTGCAAGGCTTGCGCGATCTTTGCGACAAGCACGGTTTGCTGCTGTTCTTCGACGAAATCCAAACCGGCATGGGCCGTTCGGGCAAGCTGTTCGCCTATGAATGGACCGGTGTGGCGCCCGACGTGATGACGGTCGCGAAGGCGCTGGGCAACGGCTTCCCCGTGGGTGCATGCCTTGCCACCGCCAAGGCGGCGGTCGGCATGGTCGCGGGCACGCATGGCTCGACCTATGGCGGCAATCCGCTCGCCACGGCCGCGGGTAACGCCGTGCTCGATGTGATGCTCGAACCCGGCTTCTTCGATCACGTCGAAAAACTCGCTTCGCATATGAAGCAGCAGCTGCACGGCCTCGTGCAGCGCCATCCCGATATTTTCGAGGATGCGCGCGGGCTTGGCCTGCTGCTCGGCCTCAAATGCAAAGTGCCGAATACCGATGTGGTGAAGGCGCTGCGCAAGGAAGGTCTGCTGACCGTCGCGGCGGGCGACAATGTCGTGCGCGTGCTGGCGCCGCTGATCGCGGAAGCCAAGCATGTCAGCGAAGCGATCGACGCGATCGATAAAGGTTGTGCGGCGTTGCGCGCCGAACTGCCCGCGCGCAAAGCCGGTTGA
- the argF gene encoding ornithine carbamoyltransferase encodes MAKTPKHFLDLDALESGTLRSILDLGAKYKAQRIAGNPERPLAGKTLAMVFEKPSTRTRVSFEVGIRQLGGEAVILTHHDTQLGRGETIADTARVLSRYCDAIMLRTNKTAHLDEMVRHASVPVINGLTERSHPCQVMADVMTFEEAKGNIAGKVVAWTGDGNNVAASWIHAAQRFAFELRLACPEPLRPSTDVLAWAKREGARIQLLTDPEAAVRGADAVVTDTWVSMDQEGNARERENREKRHNMLVPYRVDERLMGLAKPDAMFLHCLPAHRGEEVTEGVIDGPQSAVWDEAENRLHAQKGILAWCMA; translated from the coding sequence ATGGCCAAGACTCCCAAGCATTTCCTGGATCTCGACGCGTTGGAATCGGGCACGTTGCGCTCGATCCTCGATCTCGGCGCCAAGTACAAGGCCCAGCGCATCGCCGGCAATCCGGAACGTCCGCTCGCCGGCAAGACGCTGGCGATGGTGTTCGAGAAGCCGTCGACGCGCACGCGGGTCTCGTTCGAAGTGGGTATCCGTCAGCTCGGCGGCGAGGCGGTGATCCTGACGCATCACGACACGCAGCTCGGCCGCGGCGAGACGATCGCCGACACGGCGCGCGTGTTGTCGCGCTATTGCGACGCGATCATGCTGCGCACCAACAAGACCGCGCATCTCGACGAAATGGTCCGTCACGCCTCGGTGCCCGTGATCAACGGCCTGACCGAGCGTTCGCATCCCTGCCAGGTGATGGCCGACGTGATGACCTTCGAAGAAGCGAAGGGCAATATCGCCGGCAAGGTCGTCGCGTGGACGGGCGACGGCAACAACGTCGCGGCGTCTTGGATTCACGCGGCGCAGCGTTTCGCGTTCGAACTGCGCCTCGCCTGCCCCGAACCCTTGCGCCCGTCGACCGATGTGCTGGCGTGGGCGAAACGGGAAGGCGCGCGCATTCAGCTTCTGACCGATCCCGAAGCCGCCGTGCGCGGGGCCGATGCCGTCGTCACCGATACCTGGGTGTCGATGGATCAGGAAGGCAACGCGCGCGAGCGCGAGAACCGCGAGAAGCGCCACAACATGCTCGTCCCCTATCGCGTGGACGAACGCTTGATGGGCCTCGCTAAGCCGGATGCGATGTTCCTGCATTGCCTGCCCGCCCATCGCGGCGAGGAAGTGACCGAAGGCGTGATCGACGGGCCGCAATCGGCCGTGTGGGACGAGGCGGAAAATCGCCTCCACGCGCAAAAAGGCATCCTCGCCTGGTGCATGGCGTGA
- a CDS encoding Hsp33 family molecular chaperone HslO: MNRAGIPEDDVVLPFQIESSALRGRAVRLGAALDTILHRHAYPRAVGEALAEALAISALLAATLKFDGVFTLQTKGDGPVRMLVADVTSAGHLRGYAQFDKDAVAALGPGPHSVPKLFGAGYLAFTVDQGDAAERYQGIVELDGTTLAECAHHYFRQSEQFEAGIKVAVAATPKPGDGAVLNWRAGAMMIQRLPPEDAQGSSEGQDRAIDAAKREAEEEGWRRAMILMGSSTQAELVDPELPPWKLIDRLYLAEGVAIYRPLVLTHQCRCSPERMRGALRAISREEVETLRDPDGAVRLTCEFCNTTHAFSDLDAVYAES, encoded by the coding sequence GTGAACCGGGCCGGTATTCCCGAAGACGACGTCGTCCTGCCGTTTCAGATCGAGTCCTCGGCCCTGCGCGGCCGGGCGGTGCGTTTGGGCGCCGCGTTGGACACGATCCTGCACCGGCATGCCTATCCGCGCGCGGTCGGCGAAGCGCTGGCCGAAGCCTTGGCGATTTCGGCGTTGCTCGCCGCGACGCTGAAATTCGACGGCGTGTTCACGCTGCAAACCAAGGGCGACGGGCCGGTGCGCATGCTTGTTGCCGACGTGACCTCGGCCGGACATCTGCGCGGCTACGCGCAATTCGATAAAGATGCCGTCGCCGCGTTGGGGCCGGGCCCGCATTCGGTGCCCAAGCTGTTCGGCGCGGGGTATCTTGCCTTCACGGTCGATCAGGGCGACGCGGCCGAACGCTATCAAGGCATCGTCGAGCTCGACGGCACGACCTTGGCCGAATGCGCGCATCATTATTTCCGCCAGTCGGAGCAGTTCGAAGCCGGGATCAAGGTCGCGGTCGCCGCCACGCCGAAGCCCGGCGACGGCGCGGTGCTGAATTGGCGCGCGGGTGCGATGATGATCCAGCGCCTGCCGCCCGAAGATGCGCAAGGCTCGTCCGAAGGTCAGGACAGGGCGATCGACGCCGCCAAGCGCGAGGCCGAGGAAGAAGGCTGGCGGCGCGCGATGATCCTGATGGGATCGTCCACGCAAGCGGAACTCGTCGATCCCGAATTGCCGCCCTGGAAGCTGATCGACCGGCTGTATCTCGCCGAAGGGGTCGCGATCTATCGCCCGCTGGTGTTGACCCATCAATGTCGGTGCAGCCCCGAACGCATGCGCGGCGCGCTACGGGCCATCTCGCGCGAAGAGGTGGAAACTTTGCGGGATCCCGACGGAGCGGTGCGCCTCACCTGCGAATTCTGCAACACCACGCACGCCTTCTCGGATCTCGACGCCGTCTACGCAGAGTCCTGA